From Halalkalicoccus subterraneus, the proteins below share one genomic window:
- a CDS encoding hydantoinase B/oxoprolinase family protein: MSESPDFVGEHDVDQTTLDIIESTLSNTRYEMDRVVETTAISPVIREQSDQFPLIADAKGRMVMGQFGSAIDTILANSAFEREDLADGDVIATNDPYMCAGAVSHTPDMLLLRPVFYEGDLVGFSSQWGNLMDVGGKTPGSMPVQASTIFEEGMRLPPVKLYKGGEIDSELLESFAHNTRLPEHAEADIKALAAGTKAAETRIHELCDRFGKETYVEACDAILDRTRDGMIDLIHEFVPEGERYTFEDYVDDDGMGNGPIKLHLEIYREGETVYLDWTGTDEQVPGTVNFLLNEKMFKMFTGVFLIMAFDPLLTFNDGYYDLFEVTLPEGSVVQPEFPAALGNRLPMMARQFDVLQATFSKLIDGFSVAGSYGTSPNLVYAGTDSEGNDFQMLEILYGGIPARPGGDGLDGHSWWPMFRTVPAEYQEAYYPLSIDEYSTRSDTGGAGQFRGGHGITKVYTFEEDGAITFQDDRAHTYPWGVDGGSHAQTSEKTLIRTDGTEEELPSKVENVAVEAGDTLVFSTAGGGGLGDPLERDPDVVAREVRRGLVSESAAEAEYGVVLDEGSVDDVATEDRREELHRTRDEPEAFDYGPLPDDETLEARIAAERREFDDRHN, translated from the coding sequence GTGAGTGAATCCCCTGACTTCGTCGGTGAACACGACGTCGACCAGACCACGCTCGACATCATCGAGAGTACACTCTCGAACACCCGTTACGAGATGGACCGCGTGGTCGAGACGACGGCGATCAGTCCCGTCATCCGCGAACAATCCGACCAGTTCCCACTCATCGCCGACGCGAAAGGTAGGATGGTCATGGGTCAGTTCGGCTCGGCGATCGACACCATCCTCGCGAACTCGGCGTTCGAGCGCGAGGACCTCGCCGACGGCGACGTGATCGCGACCAACGACCCGTACATGTGCGCCGGCGCGGTCTCGCACACGCCGGACATGCTCCTGTTGCGTCCGGTCTTCTACGAGGGGGACCTCGTGGGCTTTTCCAGCCAGTGGGGCAATCTGATGGACGTCGGCGGAAAGACGCCCGGTAGCATGCCCGTTCAGGCGAGTACGATCTTCGAGGAGGGGATGCGTCTGCCCCCGGTCAAACTCTACAAGGGCGGCGAGATCGACAGCGAACTGCTTGAATCGTTCGCGCACAACACTCGCCTACCCGAACACGCCGAAGCCGACATCAAGGCATTGGCGGCGGGGACGAAAGCCGCAGAAACCCGCATCCACGAGCTCTGTGATCGCTTCGGCAAGGAGACGTACGTCGAGGCCTGCGACGCCATCCTCGATCGCACCCGCGACGGGATGATCGACCTCATCCACGAGTTCGTCCCCGAGGGCGAACGTTACACCTTCGAGGACTACGTCGACGACGACGGGATGGGTAACGGCCCGATCAAGCTCCACCTCGAGATCTACCGGGAGGGTGAGACCGTCTACCTCGACTGGACGGGCACCGACGAGCAGGTCCCGGGGACGGTGAACTTCCTCTTGAACGAGAAGATGTTCAAGATGTTTACCGGGGTCTTCCTCATCATGGCGTTCGACCCCCTGCTCACGTTCAACGACGGCTACTACGACCTCTTCGAGGTGACGCTGCCTGAAGGGAGCGTCGTGCAGCCGGAGTTCCCGGCGGCGCTCGGCAACCGTCTACCGATGATGGCCCGGCAGTTCGACGTCCTGCAGGCGACGTTCTCGAAGCTCATCGACGGCTTCTCTGTCGCGGGGAGTTACGGCACGTCGCCAAACCTCGTCTATGCGGGCACGGACTCGGAGGGCAACGACTTCCAGATGCTCGAGATCCTCTACGGCGGGATCCCCGCACGGCCGGGCGGTGACGGGCTCGACGGCCATTCGTGGTGGCCGATGTTCCGGACCGTGCCCGCCGAATACCAGGAGGCGTACTACCCGCTGAGCATCGACGAGTACAGCACCCGGAGCGACACCGGCGGGGCCGGCCAGTTCCGAGGTGGCCACGGCATCACGAAGGTCTACACGTTCGAGGAGGACGGGGCGATCACCTTCCAGGACGATCGGGCCCACACCTACCCGTGGGGCGTCGACGGCGGTAGCCATGCCCAAACAAGCGAGAAGACACTGATCCGAACCGACGGGACTGAAGAGGAGTTACCGTCGAAGGTCGAAAACGTCGCCGTCGAGGCGGGCGATACACTCGTCTTCAGTACCGCCGGCGGCGGCGGGCTCGGCGATCCGCTCGAACGTGATCCCGATGTCGTCGCTCGAGAGGTTCGGCGCGGGCTCGTCTCCGAATCAGCCGCCGAGGCAGAGTACGGGGTCGTCCTCGACGAGGGCAGCGTCGACGACGTAGCCACCGAGGATCGACGCGAGGAGCTCCACAGGACGCGCGACGAGCCCGAAGCGTTCGATTACGGCCCACTACCGGACGACGAGACCCTCGAAGCACGCATCGCCGCCGAACGCCGGGAGTTCGACGATCGACACAACTGA
- a CDS encoding zinc ribbon domain-containing protein: MSQSVSQKRPWLAALLGALATGVGHIYLRRWRRGFAWVGVLFAVTVLFVDSAVVETLANGTAVDPIAIAPILLVGGLSAADAYLLAHVHNAVARLAVTSDGQLTHCPHCGKELDTDLEFCHWCTTDLSELDEISSDTRDKKDDPYRN; encoded by the coding sequence ATGAGCCAATCGGTTTCCCAAAAGCGGCCGTGGCTCGCTGCACTGCTCGGAGCACTTGCGACGGGGGTTGGGCATATCTACCTTCGTCGGTGGCGTCGTGGATTTGCTTGGGTCGGCGTTCTATTTGCTGTCACTGTCCTTTTCGTCGACTCTGCGGTTGTCGAGACGCTCGCAAACGGGACCGCCGTCGATCCGATAGCGATCGCGCCAATTCTATTAGTGGGTGGTCTCAGCGCCGCCGATGCGTATCTCCTCGCACATGTGCATAATGCGGTCGCTCGACTGGCCGTCACTTCGGATGGACAGCTCACACACTGTCCTCACTGTGGCAAGGAGCTCGATACGGACCTTGAATTCTGCCACTGGTGTACGACGGATCTCAGCGAGTTGGACGAGATCTCCTCGGATACTCGGGACAAAAAGGACGATCCATATCGGAACTAG
- a CDS encoding helix-turn-helix domain-containing protein → MFIATVHFTQHRDCILRRLTTDVDSPVPIEIEEIQNGLVTFVLRSGRHTDAFQPVLEAADHVEHVKRLDDENLLVTKPSCGAYSAIYQNHGTLRRSNTVSGRQREYNVLAFRREDLKNILDDLGTFGTVTLGKLEEFRADIDSPLTDRQRDVAIEALTRGYYDWPRAITNEALAEELGISRATLQEHLRKAERALLSAALVDGHKRTGEGRFERIELE, encoded by the coding sequence ATGTTTATTGCGACGGTTCACTTCACACAACACCGGGACTGTATCCTTCGACGACTCACTACGGACGTCGACAGTCCCGTCCCGATCGAGATCGAAGAGATACAGAACGGGCTCGTGACGTTCGTTCTCCGTTCGGGTCGCCATACCGACGCGTTTCAGCCGGTGCTCGAAGCCGCCGATCACGTCGAACACGTCAAGCGCCTCGACGACGAGAACCTGCTCGTCACCAAACCGTCCTGTGGAGCGTACTCGGCCATCTATCAGAATCACGGTACGCTCCGGCGCTCGAACACCGTTTCAGGCCGACAACGAGAATACAACGTCCTCGCGTTCCGTCGCGAGGATCTCAAGAACATCCTCGACGATCTGGGTACGTTCGGGACGGTCACGCTCGGAAAACTCGAGGAGTTCAGGGCGGACATCGATTCGCCGCTGACCGACCGACAGCGCGACGTCGCCATCGAAGCGCTCACGCGTGGGTACTACGACTGGCCACGGGCGATCACGAACGAAGCGCTCGCCGAGGAGTTGGGGATCAGCCGTGCTACCCTACAGGAACACCTCCGGAAGGCAGAACGGGCATTGCTTTCCGCCGCCCTCGTGGACGGGCACAAGCGAACCGGCGAGGGACGGTTCGAGCGCATCGAACTCGAGTAA
- a CDS encoding isocitrate lyase/PEP mutase family protein, whose translation MTTTGGALRERLASDEILACPGVHDPLTAAVADSVGFDAIYMTGYGTSLSKIGYPDAGFITMPEMIDNATNIQERIDVPLIADADNGYGNATNVVRTVREYIKAGVGAIHIEDQTFPKRCGHTKGRQVIPREEAVGKIEAAAAVRDERAPEFVLIARTDARGTGDGSLEAAIGRANDFLAAGADVAFVEGPTDERELERVGREVDGPIVYNFVGDMGSSPYVELSALEEWGFDLVVFPIASTLSTIANVHADLSTFADDPVAAMRDIDDEFNDRPVGSLHEFSGFPEVVEWERQFLPEKEQDKYEGSLGDDLDSE comes from the coding sequence ATGACCACCACTGGTGGAGCGCTCCGAGAACGCCTCGCGAGCGACGAGATCCTCGCCTGTCCCGGCGTTCATGACCCCCTGACGGCCGCCGTCGCCGACAGCGTCGGCTTCGACGCCATCTACATGACCGGCTACGGCACGTCGCTCTCGAAGATCGGCTATCCGGATGCCGGGTTCATCACGATGCCGGAGATGATCGACAACGCGACGAACATCCAGGAACGCATCGACGTGCCGCTGATCGCCGACGCCGACAACGGCTACGGCAACGCGACGAACGTCGTCCGGACGGTCCGCGAGTACATCAAGGCCGGCGTCGGCGCGATCCACATCGAGGACCAGACGTTCCCGAAACGCTGCGGGCACACGAAGGGACGGCAGGTCATTCCACGAGAAGAAGCGGTCGGGAAGATCGAAGCCGCGGCCGCCGTGCGCGATGAGCGGGCCCCCGAATTCGTGCTGATCGCGCGCACCGATGCGCGCGGGACCGGCGACGGCTCGCTCGAGGCGGCGATCGGCCGTGCCAACGACTTCCTCGCCGCCGGCGCCGACGTCGCGTTCGTCGAGGGTCCCACCGACGAGCGGGAACTCGAACGTGTCGGCCGAGAGGTCGACGGCCCGATCGTCTACAACTTCGTCGGCGATATGGGTTCCTCACCGTACGTCGAGCTGTCGGCGCTCGAGGAGTGGGGCTTCGATCTGGTGGTGTTCCCAATCGCCTCGACGCTATCGACGATCGCGAACGTCCACGCCGACCTCTCGACGTTTGCCGACGATCCCGTCGCGGCGATGCGGGACATCGACGACGAATTCAACGACCGACCGGTCGGTAGCCTCCACGAGTTTTCGGGATTCCCCGAGGTCGTCGAGTGGGAGCGCCAGTTCCTGCCCGAGAAGGAACAGGACAAGTACGAGGGGTCTCTCGGCGACGACCTCGATTCCGAGTGA
- a CDS encoding hydantoinase/oxoprolinase family protein — MTYNLGVDVGGTFTDVIVFDETTHELTIDKVLSTPSDPSEGVLRGVEEATEKAGTSVGELELLFHGTTVVTNMLLEETGSRVGLITTAGHEDILHLARAWTPGPLYGWMDMEKPAPLADLVDTWGITGSISSPAGEVTEPLDEDAVREAVAELDAAGVESVTVALLNSYLNPAHEERVREIVAEKAPGLPVSISSDIVPEYGEYERTLTTVINDYARPTVIEYLDGLDESLAAAGSTATMNVVRSDGGLMSSEAAKGRPVELALSGPSGGVVGAATIASEKGVPDVLTLDMGGTSTDVSLVEDGTPETARQTKVGYREFKSRSVDVNTVGAGGGSIARVQLSGSLQVGPESAGADPGPACYGQGGEEPTVTDANVVLGRIPPTVQLGGRMELDREAARDAVATIADERGTTIEEAAQAILDIVNENMHSALRVVSVERGYDPREFGLVAFGGAGPMHANALADVMGTYPLLIPPGPGVMSAFGFLTSDVRNEFSETYLETEDDIDGADVAEKLRDLETEAGEWLVSEGVDEADHAFDYFADCRYFRQDIQMSIPITIENLRDEAGLAEIKDDFEARHDRQFGFSLDAPLEIATLRVIGNGTLQGVTIEEQPRTDADPTGAELDSHEVYFNGEYYDTSVYDRAQLRPGNEIDGPAIVTDDDSTVVVQPDHVATIDRYGNIEINRGDRQ, encoded by the coding sequence ATGACATATAACCTCGGCGTCGACGTCGGCGGGACGTTCACCGACGTGATCGTCTTCGACGAGACGACGCACGAACTCACGATCGATAAAGTCCTTTCGACGCCATCGGATCCCTCCGAAGGGGTGCTTCGGGGCGTCGAGGAGGCGACCGAAAAGGCCGGAACGTCGGTCGGCGAACTCGAGCTCCTGTTTCACGGCACGACGGTCGTGACGAACATGCTTCTGGAGGAGACGGGATCGCGGGTCGGTCTCATCACGACGGCCGGGCACGAGGACATACTGCACTTGGCACGGGCGTGGACGCCCGGTCCGCTGTACGGCTGGATGGACATGGAAAAACCGGCACCCCTCGCCGATCTGGTGGACACATGGGGGATCACCGGGTCGATCAGCTCTCCGGCGGGCGAGGTGACCGAGCCGCTCGACGAGGACGCAGTGCGAGAAGCGGTCGCGGAACTGGACGCTGCCGGCGTCGAGTCGGTGACCGTCGCGCTGTTGAACTCCTATCTCAATCCCGCCCACGAAGAGCGCGTCCGGGAGATCGTCGCCGAGAAGGCGCCCGGGCTGCCGGTGTCCATCTCCTCCGACATCGTCCCGGAATACGGCGAGTACGAACGGACGCTCACGACCGTCATCAACGACTACGCTCGTCCGACGGTCATCGAGTACCTCGACGGACTCGACGAATCGCTCGCGGCGGCCGGATCGACGGCCACGATGAACGTCGTCCGTTCCGATGGCGGGCTGATGAGTTCCGAGGCTGCGAAGGGGCGACCGGTCGAACTCGCCCTTTCGGGGCCGAGTGGCGGCGTCGTCGGGGCGGCGACCATCGCGTCGGAGAAAGGCGTTCCCGACGTCCTGACGCTCGACATGGGGGGCACCTCGACCGACGTGTCGCTCGTCGAGGACGGGACGCCCGAGACCGCGCGCCAGACGAAGGTCGGGTATCGGGAGTTCAAATCGAGATCCGTCGACGTCAATACCGTGGGTGCCGGCGGCGGCTCGATCGCTCGTGTACAGTTGAGCGGATCGCTGCAGGTCGGTCCGGAGAGTGCCGGCGCGGATCCCGGACCGGCGTGTTACGGACAGGGTGGCGAGGAGCCGACCGTCACGGACGCCAACGTCGTTCTCGGTCGGATCCCACCGACGGTCCAACTCGGCGGGCGGATGGAGTTGGATAGGGAGGCCGCTCGCGATGCCGTGGCAACCATCGCCGACGAGCGTGGTACCACGATCGAGGAGGCCGCACAGGCGATCCTCGACATCGTCAACGAGAACATGCATAGCGCGCTTCGCGTCGTCTCCGTCGAGCGCGGCTACGATCCCCGCGAGTTCGGGCTGGTCGCCTTCGGCGGCGCCGGTCCGATGCACGCCAACGCGCTCGCAGACGTGATGGGGACCTATCCCCTTCTCATCCCGCCGGGTCCAGGGGTCATGTCCGCCTTCGGCTTTCTCACCTCGGACGTTCGAAACGAGTTCTCGGAGACGTATCTGGAGACCGAAGACGACATCGACGGTGCGGACGTCGCCGAGAAACTGCGCGACCTCGAGACAGAGGCCGGCGAGTGGCTCGTCTCCGAGGGCGTCGACGAGGCCGATCACGCGTTCGACTACTTCGCCGACTGTCGGTACTTCCGGCAGGACATCCAGATGTCGATCCCGATCACGATCGAGAACCTCCGCGACGAGGCCGGACTCGCGGAGATCAAGGACGATTTCGAGGCACGCCACGATCGCCAGTTCGGGTTCTCGCTCGATGCGCCCCTGGAGATCGCCACTCTTCGCGTCATCGGGAACGGGACACTACAGGGGGTTACGATCGAGGAACAGCCACGTACCGACGCCGATCCGACCGGTGCCGAACTCGACTCCCACGAGGTGTATTTCAACGGCGAATACTACGACACGTCGGTCTACGACCGCGCCCAGTTGCGGCCGGGCAACGAGATCGACGGGCCGGCGATCGTTACGGACGACGACTCGACGGTCGTCGTCCAACCCGACCACGTCGCGACCATCGACCGCTATGGCAACATCGAGATCAACCGAGGTGACCGACAGTGA
- a CDS encoding metal-dependent hydrolase — protein MWPWGHAATGYLLYAAYTRLRYDRPPDGPATLLLLFGTQLPDLIDKPLAWTLLVLPSGRSLGHSLLLLVPLVLIAAVVVRNRDTEWAIALAVGALSHAIVDVLPAALRGEFAYTTSLVWPLLPPPPYDEQGRTIIGQFLSLEPTPMLTFELVLALVAVAVWWRQGRPGIDTIRAVVVARDG, from the coding sequence ATGTGGCCCTGGGGACATGCCGCGACCGGGTACCTGCTCTATGCGGCGTATACGCGGCTTCGATACGACCGTCCGCCGGACGGACCAGCCACATTGCTGTTGTTGTTCGGGACGCAGCTTCCCGACCTGATCGACAAGCCGCTGGCGTGGACGCTGCTCGTGTTGCCCTCGGGGCGCTCGCTCGGGCACTCCCTGCTCCTTCTCGTCCCGCTGGTGCTCATCGCGGCCGTCGTCGTCCGGAATCGGGACACCGAGTGGGCGATCGCACTCGCGGTCGGCGCCCTCTCACACGCCATCGTTGATGTCCTGCCAGCCGCCCTTCGTGGCGAGTTCGCCTACACCACGTCCCTCGTTTGGCCGTTACTGCCCCCTCCACCATACGACGAGCAGGGACGAACGATCATCGGACAGTTCCTCTCGCTGGAGCCGACGCCGATGCTGACGTTCGAACTCGTGCTCGCACTCGTCGCCGTCGCCGTCTGGTGGCGCCAGGGTCGGCCCGGGATCGATACGATTCGTGCTGTCGTGGTCGCTCGGGACGGGTGA
- a CDS encoding isochorismatase family protein: MDSPHDFDIDYDPADFGASVGLGERPALLVIDLINAFTDPTTRLGSDVSDVLERTEQLLAAFRDRDLPRYFTTVAFEDSYGDAGRFIEKVPALKELRLGTEAVDVDERIAPTDGERVILKKYASAFFGTDLQTELTTDRVDTLVLAGVTTSGCVRATAVDSLQHGYRTIVPADAVGDRAEGPHRANLFDINAKYGDVVTTDDVLSHLSDNV, translated from the coding sequence ATGGACTCACCACACGACTTCGACATCGACTACGATCCGGCGGACTTCGGCGCGAGCGTCGGCCTCGGCGAGCGACCGGCACTGCTCGTCATCGACCTGATCAACGCCTTCACGGATCCGACCACTCGCCTCGGTTCGGACGTGAGTGACGTCCTCGAACGGACCGAACAGTTGCTCGCGGCCTTTCGCGATCGGGACCTCCCGCGCTATTTCACGACCGTCGCGTTCGAGGACTCGTACGGCGATGCCGGGCGGTTCATCGAGAAGGTGCCCGCCCTGAAGGAACTGCGCCTCGGCACCGAGGCGGTCGACGTCGACGAGCGAATCGCACCCACAGATGGCGAACGAGTGATCCTGAAGAAGTACGCCAGCGCTTTCTTCGGGACCGACCTCCAGACGGAGTTAACGACGGATCGTGTGGACACGCTCGTCCTTGCCGGCGTCACAACCAGCGGCTGCGTCCGTGCAACCGCCGTTGACAGCCTCCAGCACGGCTATCGAACCATCGTTCCCGCCGACGCGGTCGGCGACCGTGCCGAGGGACCGCATCGAGCCAACCTCTTTGACATCAACGCGAAGTACGGTGACGTCGTTACGACCGACGACGTCCTCTCGCACCTTTCAGACAATGTATAA
- a CDS encoding MFS transporter, translated as MNERPRLALVVWSVLVSQVFLYPGLDETVSALGGSEIVLAGTWFLAAEFSAFVVCAVLWGVASDSLGSRTPLVVLGAAGGAASYLAVALAPSVGLGFGAVLLLRVVGGAFTIGAFSLSITMLMDLSGEHGRNMGAAGTAIGLGAAIGSVVGGQLATIDPLAPLYGGAVLLGGAAALAATVPDRSTGGGLPVDMIVDRVRTRPVLLVPFAFGYIDRLTAGFFALTGVAYFRDTFGIDAATAGFTLALFFVPFAVLQYPVGSLSDRVGRFLPVVVGSLLYGVTIITVALAPSYVVAAGLMVLVGVCGALVSPTTMALVTDIVPATERGAAMGGFNVFGSLGMLSGFLIGGTVTELYGYLPAFLVAGGLEIAIAILASRSVHRITVSDGGLSSDVSND; from the coding sequence ATGAATGAACGACCCCGGCTTGCGCTCGTCGTCTGGAGCGTCCTCGTTTCACAGGTATTTCTCTACCCGGGACTCGACGAAACCGTCTCGGCACTCGGTGGCAGCGAGATCGTCCTCGCTGGAACGTGGTTTCTCGCCGCCGAGTTCAGTGCATTCGTGGTCTGTGCCGTCCTGTGGGGCGTCGCCAGTGACTCCCTCGGGTCTCGAACGCCGCTCGTCGTTCTCGGTGCGGCGGGCGGTGCCGCGAGCTATCTGGCGGTCGCACTCGCTCCGAGCGTCGGGCTCGGGTTCGGAGCGGTGTTGCTGTTGCGGGTCGTCGGTGGTGCGTTCACGATCGGTGCGTTCTCGTTGTCGATCACGATGTTGATGGACCTCTCCGGGGAACACGGACGCAACATGGGTGCTGCCGGGACGGCAATCGGCCTCGGGGCGGCGATCGGCTCGGTCGTGGGCGGGCAACTCGCGACGATCGATCCGCTCGCACCCCTGTACGGCGGTGCCGTGCTCCTCGGTGGTGCGGCTGCCCTCGCCGCGACGGTTCCCGACCGGAGTACCGGCGGCGGGCTCCCCGTCGACATGATCGTCGATCGCGTCCGAACGCGCCCCGTATTACTCGTCCCGTTCGCGTTCGGCTATATCGACCGCTTGACGGCTGGCTTCTTCGCGTTGACTGGTGTCGCCTACTTCAGGGACACGTTCGGTATCGACGCGGCAACGGCGGGATTCACGCTGGCGTTGTTCTTCGTTCCGTTCGCAGTGTTGCAGTATCCGGTCGGCTCGCTTTCGGATCGAGTCGGGCGATTCCTTCCCGTCGTCGTCGGCTCCCTGCTGTATGGGGTAACGATCATCACTGTCGCACTGGCACCGAGCTACGTGGTCGCGGCGGGTCTAATGGTGCTCGTCGGTGTCTGCGGGGCGCTCGTCTCGCCAACGACGATGGCGCTCGTCACCGACATCGTCCCGGCGACGGAACGTGGCGCGGCGATGGGCGGATTCAACGTATTCGGTAGTCTCGGGATGTTGAGCGGGTTTCTCATCGGTGGCACCGTCACGGAACTGTACGGCTATCTGCCGGCATTTCTCGTGGCTGGTGGACTGGAGATAGCGATCGCAATACTTGCGTCTCGGTCAGTCCATCGAATCACGGTTTCCGATGGAGGACTCTCGTCTGATGTGAGTAACGACTGA